Within Vicia villosa cultivar HV-30 ecotype Madison, WI linkage group LG1, Vvil1.0, whole genome shotgun sequence, the genomic segment atcatgcggtcgaggtacccacggtatggtcccactgcattgttccccctcagGAGAAtgtatcgggcggccctgggcatctcgtcctcgtactcaggatcaacgcggaagccatggatgcgggggaagtaggagatgagtCACCAAATGCAACATCAAAACTAATTTTaatcattctaaacaacctaaatagcagtacCAACCTACCCCAATATAATTTTCGCaagttctaaacaccctaatagagatatgaatcatggatctaaaaattgaaaaaattgaaaaacttaccaCTAATAGAGATTGAGATGATTTAGGTTGAGATTGGGTCGCCTTAGGCAATCTCTGACTAGTTcacacacttgcttttgcaggaattttgaagagaggaagtttggaagaagatttagggtaaaatgaatgggggaggggggctgttttgcttaatctgcaaaacgcgtagtatttcggaaatgcacttctaaaatgctgttttcggaaatgcatttccgaaataagacaaattttgaaaaaaaaaacgctttcggagatgcatctccgaaaacactatttttttgcatttcggaaatacatttctaaagtaaggggtattttgggtttttcaccagaggtgacaaTGAGAGTAAGGATGTAggtaaaaaaaatttttttggtaataatattatcttatttcattaaaaaaatgatataataaGTAGATAAGTAGATAAGTTGAAGTAAAAGTAGAAGACTGAACTATTTTACAGCCTTTGTGATTCAACCGATTCATTTCcatttctaatcataaaaacacGAGTAGCAGCATCTAACAAAAATTCAGACAAACAATTTACCCAAAAAAAACACACAAATTCCAGATCAAATCAACACCACCATGAAACTCAGACTCAGATCTTTCGAATCcaaagaaaccctaaaaatcGAAGTTCCCGATCCATGTTCTCTTCAACAACTCAAATCCACAATTTCCACCATcctctcttcctcttcctctcttcATCTTTCACTCAATCGAAAAGACGAAATCAACCCTCCCTCTCCCACCGATTCCCTCCACTCACTCGGCATCGCCACCGGCGACCTCATCTTCTACACTTTCAACCCCACCGCCTTCTCCTCTCAAACCCTCCCCCACAAACCCGCCCCGCAACAACATACCCCTCCAATTCCCTTAGAAAAGCCTGCAGAAGTGCAAACCCTAGAAATGGTGGATGCGTCCGATGAAACCGCGGAATTGGCGGAGAAGAACAATTCGGAACCTGATTTCGTGAAAACGATTCTTAAAGAAGCGCTTGGCGATGATGTTAGCGATTTCAAGCTATTGGTGTTTGCAGTTCATGCTTTTATTCTCGAATCTGGGTTTGTTCGCGTTGATGGAGTTTCGAGTAAGGGTAAGGGGAAGGAGATTGGTGAcgtgtcttcttcttcttcaatgatATCTTTGAGGTATACACTTCCTGAAATTGTGTCCAAAGGTTTATCTCATGCTGtgaatttaaaaattcaaacttTAGGTAATTTTGTGAATGTTTATGGATCTTTGTTGGATGACGTTGGTGCTAGGGTTCATAGGGTTTATTTAGATAAATTTAGGTTTGCTAAACCTTTAAAATTGATGCTAGCAAATTCTGAACCTAATGGTAGTGCTAGTGTTGGTGTTAGTGTTGATGTTAATGATGGTGGTGACGATGAAGCTTTTGAATTGTGGAAGATAGTGAAAGATAAGCTTGCATTGCCACTTTTGATTGATCTTTGTGATAAAGCTGGATTGGAGCTTCCGCCTTGTTTTATGCGACTTCCCATGGAGCTTAAGCTTTTGATATTTGAGTATCTTTCGGGTGATGATTTGGCTAAAGTGTGTTGCACTTGTTCGGAGATGTCGTACCTTGCGTCGAATGATGAGTTATGGAGGAAAAAGTTTGAAGAGGAGTTTGGAGATAGGATGAATGGTATGAAGTTTTTTAAGAACTTGTTTGCGCATTATCGGGCAATGAAGAAGAAATCAGAACAACCGCCACTACCTTTTCGAAATCCTCGGTATGGTATTATGAGATACTTTCAAAGGAGAAGAGGTCCTCATCCTTTTGGAGTGCCTCCAATTTGGGGTGGGGAGTATGATCTGCAGCCAAATTTTGGTCTGAATCTTCCCCCTACATACACACCGAGGCGAACTTTCTTTCCTCCATGTCATCTGGGAGAATTTTAATGAATAATCCGATGAGGCGAAGTACAGGACTAAATCCTTGTACTAAATCGACTTAGCTTGAATACA encodes:
- the LOC131611121 gene encoding F-box protein SKIP22-like; its protein translation is MKLRLRSFESKETLKIEVPDPCSLQQLKSTISTILSSSSSLHLSLNRKDEINPPSPTDSLHSLGIATGDLIFYTFNPTAFSSQTLPHKPAPQQHTPPIPLEKPAEVQTLEMVDASDETAELAEKNNSEPDFVKTILKEALGDDVSDFKLLVFAVHAFILESGFVRVDGVSSKGKGKEIGDVSSSSSMISLRYTLPEIVSKGLSHAVNLKIQTLGNFVNVYGSLLDDVGARVHRVYLDKFRFAKPLKLMLANSEPNGSASVGVSVDVNDGGDDEAFELWKIVKDKLALPLLIDLCDKAGLELPPCFMRLPMELKLLIFEYLSGDDLAKVCCTCSEMSYLASNDELWRKKFEEEFGDRMNGMKFFKNLFAHYRAMKKKSEQPPLPFRNPRYGIMRYFQRRRGPHPFGVPPIWGGEYDLQPNFGLNLPPTYTPRRTFFPPCHLGEF